The nucleotide window TTATCaaacaaaatgtagttttcctCATACGTTCTACATTTGAATTAAAACAGCACAGgtgttgagtgtgtgtaaaACCAATCCCTTTATTTTAAATCCTCCGCTGGTGAGTTGAGTTGTTACACTGGGTACAGTCGCAGACTTGAGTGGGAACCTGTGGAGGGTGACGAGGGCCAAAGACTGTTCGGGACTAAGCCATATGAAAAACTCTCTCTGACACTCTAGGACAGACTTGAAAGTGACTGCTCTTTCTTAGTCACCTATCGCTTCACTATGTTTTCTGCTTGTGGTGCTTGTATGTGCTGCTGTGCTACATGCCAATTTATTTTGCAGTGTATCGCTATTAAGAGTAAGTTACTGTGCCTATGATGAGTTCTGCGATTTCTGTTTGacctttaataaaacacataattgTGATCCTCTCGTagtgtgttctgttttttattatctttttgtgtcactgtttttaatGGACGTCTACCTTTTATCTTTGTGCCTGCGTGCAGGGTGAAAATGGCGTGAGGATGTTGTAAGATGCTTAAAATAATGACAGGAACCAAGGAGGAACTGACACCGCCACATAAGCAGAGAGGatgtctgcagagagagagagagagagagcaaatgagTGATAGAGCTCATGCATGAGCAGCCTGTCATCCAAACAGTGAAATGAGATATAAAAACACTTCTGAACAGGCAACAGCAGGGGTCGCCACCAAGCACACATAACTACGATTATTTATTTACTACATGATGATGTTCAATGCATTTATTATACCAGATATAGCTCAAAGCTTATTTTCATCCATAGTTCCTGGACATAAAAAGTAACAGAATTAAAAGATAACAggcacaataaaacacaatgggaaaagaaaagaaacttgaaaacaaaacagataaacaatACTAGATTGTATCAAGGGAATAAACATCAGTAATcggaattttaaaaagtatacaTTTCATTATTACAAGACATTTCCAACCAGACAGTTACTGCTAAACAGAATTAGTGTCTCATAGCTCAGTGTTTGCAGATTATTCAGCCAAATCCtgtttaatttctgttttttttttttaattttatgacaTAAAACGTGTCAGTGTTGTAATGTCTCTTTGCTGCAGGGGTTGTATTTAAATCCTACACAAAGTATGTAATTTGCCCAAACTTTAGTGTCCAAACATATGTTTTAGACCCCTATTTACAATCCTTAAATATGGGGCTGTAGAGAGAAGGCTTTTATACTGAAAACAGCCCCACCGGAAGCCTTGCCCTCGTTAGCGGAAACGAGGCTGTTAGCTTCAGGAAACCCGCTGGTggaaaaaaagcttttctttctgtaatCAAACCTGCCCAGCACggagtcaaacacacacactggagctgCAACAAACCCCAGCCAATGGATCATCGGATTACAATACTGAATCTGTGGGTGGTCCGTCGATAGCACGCCCCGGGTGCCGAGGCGCCGGGCCGGAACCAGAACCAGGCCCGGGCGGACGGACCGACGGACGGACATAATCAGCGCTGTGTTTTGCGACGCCGGCGGGCTGGTGTGTGAGTGCGAGTGTCGGAATTGGCATGCTGTCCATAGGGGAAGTGTAATGTGTATCACCGTGACTTGCTGTCTGTAGCTGGGCAGCAAGTCTCCGGTACCGGTGGTCGATGTAGAGGCTCTGAAGCTCGAGCATGGGACAGCGAGCTAGCTCTACCGCTAGCTAACACCGGAGTTAACGGACATCAACTTCTACTCGCAAAGTATGAGCGGCAGACTTTGGTTTAGTGAATGAAGAGGGGTTAATTTACACGGTGTAACATTTGTCAGTTGTTAGCTCTTTTAAAGGCCTGATAAATGTTTCTGGAGCGAGCACAGCAGTGTAGCTAAGTCGTTAGCTGCTAAGTTAGCCTGCCTCCACCGCCCCAATGAAAGAGTACAAAGTTGTCGTGCTGGGCAGCGGCGGCGTCGGCAAGTCCGCGCTGACCGTCCAGTTTGTCACCGGCACCTTTATCGAGAAATACGACCCGACCATCGAGGACTTCTACCGCAAGGAGATCGAGGTGGACTCGTCTCCCTCCGTGCTGGAGATCCTGGACACGGCCGGGACGGAGCAGTTCGCCTCCATGAGGGATCTGTACATAAAGAACGGGCAGGGGTTCATCCTGGTCTACAGCCTGGTCAACCAGCAGTCGTTCCAGGTACCTGAGTGTGCTGGTCACCTCGTGActtaaaccacacacacacacacacacacgtgaaaATAGCTCATAACTATAATAGGTAGTTAATCAGGCCATTTGAGATTTATACTACTCATGCAGTAAGTGCGTCTAATCAGGGCTCTGCACCATCCGCtgttactgttaaaaaaaggaaatacatttggctaaaaatgcaaaaaactaTTCTAGTGACATTCTTCATTAGGTTGCAACTATCAACCATTTTCTCTATTAAACGACTAGTCGACTACAGgctataaaatgtcacaaaattgtgaaaaaatgttcATATCTTGTGTATTGCTAGATACTGCAATGTTAATAGTgtaattttctgtatattttgtattgcttatgttttgctcttgtttttctttgtttttctttcttcataaTTACACTTGTcccttttaattttatcttaatttatatttggtgaTGGTTGgtgttctgctgctgtaacaaagcaatttcctgtcaaggatcaatacagtattattattatttatgattattattatattattgttttagtCAACCAGCAATTCAAAACTTTAAGTTATGTCATTTACTAGTGTATGTGGCCAGGAAAAGTAGCAGTTCTTCACATTAGAGAAACTGGAACCGGCAAATGTTTGggatttttgtttgaaaaagacTGAACCCATTAATTAAGTTATGGTTTCAGCTCTACAATAAGTTAGTGGCGTTGTATTGATCTTAGGATAAGACTTAGGACAACAGAAAACTTAGAAAACTTAGGATaacagcgtctcgagataacttctgttgtgaattggcgctatataaataaaatttgacttgacttgactgacttgacttgataaCTCCTAATGTGATGTTTTAATGATGTAATGGCAGTTGGAATCATTATTTAAAGCGGTTTTGTTGTACCTAGGATTTCACAAAACAATAACAGACTACATGTTTCAATGTATTTGTACCTGTAGTAAGGAAAATACCTCACAATTGGAAGGTGGTTCTAAAAGGGGGGGGGGATCAGTGATGTATTTATTAATGGGCTTTAACTAACAATTATTTGTATGTCTGTATTTACTTTTTGCATAGTGCTGTGTATAAGTATGCACACTGACCTCCTTGGTTATACTTAGTTTTCCATTGTATAATATCTGATTACAAATGGTATTTAGTATGGAACTTGGATACAGCTATAGTTTCATACCAATTTTTGTTTCATACAAATAGCCTGGTGGTTTTCAAGAGAAACTAAACTGTCAcgctcctctccctcttcatttTTCAGGACATCAGACCGATGCGAGACCAAATAGTGCGAGTAAAGCGCTTCGAGAAGGTGCCACTGATCTTGGTCGGGAACAAGGTCGACCTGGAGTCCGAGCGCGAGGTCGCCGGGTCAGACGGACGAGCTCTGGCTCAAGAGTGGGGCTGCCCTTTTATTGAAACCTCTGCCAAGAGCAAGACCATGGTGGACGAGCTGTTCGCAGAGATCGTCCGACAGATGAATTACTCCACGCTGCCTGAGAAGCAGGAACAGTGCTGCACAGCCTGCGTGGTGCAGTGAGGAAGAGGTAAGAGTGCCACCGTTCCCATTCTCTTTAGTGGGGTTGCGTTCATATTTGGGGCCACAGGCACAGCACAGTTGGCCACTCACtaattttacaaaatgtgataaaatgtcCCTGCAGTGCCGGTGTAAAAATGGTTCACAAGCTGAGGAGAAATGTGACACATGGATGACTGTGTGGCGTTTCAGTGCagtgtgagggagaggagagattcAGCTGGAAGTGCGAAAGACGAGTGGGTGGTGCTGCTCGGCGCAAAAAAACGTTGGTTTAGTTTGTTATCATAAGATCGCAGAAAGTATGTGGCACGAAGAACACAACTGTCTGAGCAACTCAAGGCCggggggagaggaaaagacCCCGAAGAGCAGAGACTAATGAAGCAGACAGTCCTGTGAGCCGAGCCGtagaaagaggaaaatgtaacatcctgaaaaagaaattatgttccaaaacaggaagttaattTTAGATTCTGTGAGAGATGTTGCCAGCATTAACCACTGCCAACACAGATGCCAGCTTAAGCCTTTTAAACCTGTTGTATTAatcacattttgtatttttctctttttttctttctttaacagATGCATCATTTGTCTGGATCACCACAAGCATTTTGACGAATCGTGGGATAACCTGACTTTGACC belongs to Lates calcarifer isolate ASB-BC8 linkage group LG8, TLL_Latcal_v3, whole genome shotgun sequence and includes:
- the rap2c gene encoding ras-related protein Rap-2c; the encoded protein is MKEYKVVVLGSGGVGKSALTVQFVTGTFIEKYDPTIEDFYRKEIEVDSSPSVLEILDTAGTEQFASMRDLYIKNGQGFILVYSLVNQQSFQDIRPMRDQIVRVKRFEKVPLILVGNKVDLESEREVAGSDGRALAQEWGCPFIETSAKSKTMVDELFAEIVRQMNYSTLPEKQEQCCTACVVQ